A window of Canis lupus familiaris isolate Mischka breed German Shepherd chromosome 12, alternate assembly UU_Cfam_GSD_1.0, whole genome shotgun sequence genomic DNA:
aagatgttggtCGAAAGGTACAAACTTAtttgtaagatgaataagttctgggatTTAGTGTATATAGTGACTATAGTTatcaatactgtattgtatacttgaaatttgctgagagtggatcttaaatgttctcactatatacacacacacatgcacacaatactactactactaataataataatataatatttataataataataaaacaattctaaCAGTAGTCCTCTGATAAGGAATtgatgagaaaatatgaaaaacaaaagacaagttTAGAATTTCAAAATCTTGAGCAGTATGAGCTCTGTGAATAGAAGCCAAGACAAGAAACAAACACCTGAAGAATTTTTCAATCattaatactttattatattaGTACttgatatattaatttttctcctaaaattttatataacaatatatcATAAATAGATGGACAGTTTCCTTACAAATATGAGTTATAGTTATCAGGCCAACCTCTTTACTTAGCAACTCTGAATAAACATGTGTACTAGATCCTTATCCCcatccttcccaccccaccctgcacaGGCCCTCCCACATACCCATATTGTGGttacattttctacattttcatcCACACAGAATCAGAGCCCCATTTTCCCAACAGAATTCCCAGGAGATGGCCCCGTATCACAGTGACTGCCACGCTAAGCAGTAGTTATCACTGCCCACAAACAGAGAGGGCATGGGCGTCTTCATTCTCCTCCATTCATTTTCAAGGGGTTGGGACGATGGAACAGCTCAGGACTACGTTATGATTCAGAAGCTAACACTATATCTAATACAGAGCTTTGAGAATTCCAGGCAGGTCTTACCAAGAAGCCTATGAAGGGGAGAGAATTGGGACCACACTGGACTTGCTGCAGAGCGCTGGGTAAGGAGGGGCATTTCAGGGCTTCCTCGGCCAAGCTGATGTTCAGGCACGCACATAGCGGACGATGGGGGTGACACAGGTGCAGCCTACGGTCACCAGCACTTTCTCCAGGCGAAAGGAGCGAGAGCAGCCCTGGGGCTCCCTCCGCAGGACCAGGAACTCCTGCTGGATGGGAACCGAATTCATGGAGCTGTCTTCCTGCCCTTCGGCATTGATGCAGCCAGAGTGCCTGCACTGGGCCTCCTGCAATCTCTGAGGGGAACCGGTGGGGGTCGCGGGTAATGCTGCAGGGGGAGCAGACAAAAGCAGATGGTgagacaagggagagagagatggacagGAGTGCCCCACAGCACTGGGCACTCGCTTGCAGGGAGGCATTTCCGAGCAACCCAGGGCTGCAGCCAGATGGCCTGGATTCATGACTGCCCTCCAGCAGGTGCTTAACTGCCTAAGCCTGTTTCCTCCACTCTAGAATGGGGATTCTCACAGGTCTCTTTCATCTGACTATTGACAATTTTCAGTGATGTGAATGCACATGAAACACTACATgttggcattcaataaatggcagatctttcatttttcattacactgctattattataattattattcatcCTTTGCGTAGATTTATGGACAATACGAGTGGGTCTCCTGATATACAGTCTGCAAAGCCTGTTgcttggaaaggaaaaacaaagcccCAGAGGTCCTGTGAATCCAGCACATTTTCTAGGTTTCTCCCTTCTTAGCCCTCTCTACCAAGAGTCACGAAGTGAGCAAAGCCTCACCAGCCAACTTGCCACCATACACACTTCCTTCCTGGAGGAAGTCATGCAGGCAGCCCCAGAAGCACTTCTAATTATCCCTGGAATCTGTTTTTGTGCCTCTATTTGGAGCATATAGATGAGTGCTTGGTATTCTAAGATCTGACACATCAGACGATATCACCGGAGAGTACTCCAAATATCTCATCCCCATCTCCCATCCCCTTTCCCAGACTGGCCTTTCTTGTCCACTCTTCCCTGCTCCCCATTCCTTGAAGACTGATTTCTAATCTGACTGGATCATTCCACACTGACTTTTCTGCTTCACACATATCCCCATGCAAAGATCATTATGTGGGCTGCTTTAAAGAGCTCCTTCTCCCAACACAGAAAGTTTGTAAATTCCAACCTGGGAATTCACGAAGCAGGAAAAGGCATTTGAGTCAATGAGAAATTGGAAGCAAAATAGCAGGACCTCTGACCACATAGAAGGACCTCACCCAAAACAGCAGGAAAAAATTATGAGCTCCCAGGCAAAGTGAGATTCCTGTTTTTAAGAGTTAATCttggggcttttatttttttctacattttctaaattttctactttATGATTAGAATAAgttaacatattttttcaaaagaatgtgAAGATCAGTCTCATTTACACTTACTTGTAGTCCCAGGGGGAGCTGGAGCGATTCTGGAAATCATTTGAGATGGAAATACCCCGGTTTTGCCTGAGGATGCGAATGTCAACCCTCACACTATTATCCTCCAGAGGAGGGCACAGAGCAGTTTCCCCTGCCTTTAGATGTTTCCGAGCTGCCACCTCACTCAAAAGAGTGAGCCCCAACACCAACAGTAGCAGGGACTTGGCCTGGAAAATGGAGACAGTTGAGTTGGTTAGAGACCCTGGTGTTATTTCCTGGCAAGAGGCACCCCATGTTCTAGTTGAACTCAGGATCCTCAGTCTTTTATGGGACCACGGCTCTCTCAGGTCCTCACCTGGAAATGGGAACAGTCATACTGGAAGGTACTAGAGTGCCTCTCTGAGTTGTAAATTCATTAGCCTGGTAACTGAGCCTCCAACAGTCTGAAAGCTCCTCAACAGTGGGATAGAAAGGTATCAGGATCTAGGACTGGGTTTAATCTTGACTTGGCCTCATCCCAGAACCTCtggatttctcttctttccaactggaaatatatatatatatatatatatatatatatatatatatatatatacttgctTTATAATAATATTCACAAGATTGTGATATTCTATGTAAATCACCAATAAATGtatctaataaaaataagagattaatgatagttcttgtttttattcACAGCTTTGTATTTCATGAATTTCCCACAAAATCCATCCTCCCAGCCATCTGTCCACCTAGACTATACTGCCCCACCTCTACCTATCCAAATTCTACCCTTCCATCAAGGCCCCACTCAGAAGTGGTCTTCTCCAAGAACTGCCTCTAAAGTCATTCAATTAGGAATATGTTCATTTTCCTTGAATCATAAAGCACTTGCCATCTAGCATTGAAGGCCAGAGCATTCAAGTGCCATTTCTTTATTGTCTGGAAAGGTACTATTTGTGTTCAGGTCAGACAGACACCTACTGGATTGTAAGTTCCTGCAGGAGAGTGTATCATAGAACAGATGTTCTACAAATACTTTCTGATGAATGGAAGAGTGGGTGAGTGAATGAACAATACAGTTAAACCCAAAGTATTAAGAAAAACACTGCACAAAACCAACTACAGCAAAGTTCCAATTATCCATGCTAATTGAAAGAAGCAGGGCCACTAATTATGTACAACCACAGAAAATATGGAAACTCTTTGTCTTTAGCTCTGGAACATATATTCTTTATACTTACATCAAAATATTGGTCTATCTGATGTTACAGTAATGCACAAAGAAAGTGCTCTGTGAAGACCTAAAAGAAGAGCTAAAAATCTCCCCAGTTTCCCTTTGTCAAAATCACATTCTACTCACCCCACCATCACTACCAACTCTTACTGGGGACGGATAAAGCCCATCACCCACTCTCAACGTAATGCAGAACAAGAGCTGAAAGTAAGTTGCTTTCATTCTCTGGGCTTAATGTTGCTCAGGCTCATACTTTTTACAGGttaagggaggggaggggaggtaattagaaatgtctatttaaaggacctcctttttatattttgcagACCCCCGTCtggtggagccacccaggcaccctcccaaACCGTGTTTTCAAGTTCCTCTAAATTAGATTCTTCCCAGGCTTTACCGGACTAATGCCAGGCAAGATTCTAGACCCAGGAGAGGTAGATTTCCATCATACTAacatccctctctcctccatgaGGACTAAGACAAAATAATCAGCTGAGACACTGCAAATTTCCCTCCTCTGGGAGCTATCCAAAGTTCAGCTTTGAGTGATTTTACTTCCTTCATCCTGGGCACTCTTTGTCTACTTGTAGTCTTGGGGAATCATTAAAACTTTTGGGGCCCCACTTTACTTGgctaaaatacatatgtacatatccTAAAAGGCTAGAAGTCCTCACTATGAGATAAGAGTTTTAGACTAATCTAACTCTATAATAATGGCCACAGGGAAGAGCatgttcagatcatgatccttaGGGGAGATCATGTTCAGCCACAGGGGAGATTACGTCTGTGACACCAGAGGTGAACAAGCTATCAACTACCTATGCAAAAGCCACCATATTAGGAGCTATGTTTTGTACCCCATTATAActtctagttattttttctttttctccactatACAGGGGTCAAAACTAAAGTTGgttctgtttttaagaaataatccCAAAAAAAGATGCCAATCAAGCCTAATTCCTTAGAAATCTGCTCTCTTAAAATCCTAAGGATGACTGCTACTAAACAGGAACGATTTTTACTCACCATAGCTGTGTTGCGCAGGATGGCCATTGTCATTTTGCTCTGGTTGTCTGCTTTGTGTTAGTAaattcttcctgtgtgtgtgtgtcaggctGTATATGCTTGTGCTGTGTCAATTGGAGTACCTGATGGTTTTATAGCAATCACTGTCCTTATTTCGATTGACCTGCTTACTGTCTAAGTTGTGGTTACCCCAGAGTTACTGACgaatgtatttggttttttttttctattccacttCCTGAAGGGGAATCAGAGAGGGACCAAAGGAAGATTTGGTCCTTTTCTTCCACCCCCACTGCCCTCATATTACAGCAAAATTCTTAACTAATTTACTACAGAGATTAACCAAATTACAAATTGCTGTAATGATCTTTCACATTCTTCCACAAATGGCTAATGACTCTCGTCACATACCGTATGTTCTACTTTCCAGTCATGCAATATGAACCATGACTTAAGTGGGAGATATGTCATCCTTAGAGGGTCCTTGGTATTAAATGAGAGGACTATATTTGgctccattttatgaatgagaaaacaaatccAAAGAAATTCATGACATCAGTAAGAGATTCAGAATTATATCTGCAGGTGGTTTCATAGGCTCCTTGAACAAATTCTATTTTAACCTCATGCTTAAAATCCTGctgatgcttaataaataatcattttcataaaacataaatgaCCATTATCTTGGCCCTCTCtgattgaagatttttttaacaaaaatgaattagCACATGGAACGTTTAAATGCtctaacataattttaaatgacctacagaaagttaatttttctcagttctgtttaagtcaacaaacatttattaagcacatacTCTATGTCTCGTATATGTATTCTAGGGATACATAGATATTTCTGAAATAACagtaatttaccttttttttttttatccccagtAAGATCAGGGAAAATTGCACATGCTCTTTTTAAAAGGCAGGGTACATTCTAGCAGGGTAAGTCATTTTCCTCTATTACAACATATTTGAACAactttcctccattttctttaaatgaaggCAATGAAAAGGCAGTAGTTCTTGGGATCACTGGAAGCCCCTCTAATACTGATAGAAATTCTTCTATCCATATTTATCCTTTAATCCATATTTCTCCTTCCCATACCTGTAGATTCTTCTCTGAACCTCTCCTCTGGATCAATGAGAAGTTTAACTCCCAAAGAATGTTTCCTTGAATTATCCCCTCAGGTATCTTTCCCTTCCTTGTTACTTCGGGTGCTCATATTTAGTCTCTCTCCtacttgtgtatatattttagaatggTTTTCTGAGGTCTTCATGGACTTAGGGTAACTTCAGTTTCTCCTTCTCAATGATCTCTACCAGCCTCCTTCTCTAAATATACATCCTCAAGTCTAAGACCTAAATTAAAACAGTGCATTTTCTATGCATATATAGATTCAAGATGAGTCCCCTAGACAGCCCCTTCCAGCAGATTGAAGTCCCTAAGCCCACTATATAGAGAATTTCCAAGGCCCTTCCATATACTCAGAGAAGCTAGTACTTAAATCAAGAGCCATGTTTTCAAAATAGCTAATTATCTATCAGTCATGCTACCAAAGCAATATATGCAATAGACCCTTAAGAGCATAGTAAATTGAGTGTATTGAGTGACTCACTTTCTTTGGTGGTCTCCTCTGTATACAGAGCCGTATCTCAATACATAGAAGACTACATTAGCTCTCTTGAAAGAAGGAACAAGTAAGTCACTTTGaattaaaaatgtctaatttggggcacctgggtggctcagtcagctgagcatctgactcttgatttcagttcaggtcatgatctcagggtccagagattgagccccaagacaggctctgggctcagtagggagtctgcttgaaattctctctccctctaccccttttccttctctctctctctctctctctctcactctctaagtaaataaataaataaactcttttaaaagtcCCTGATTCAACACAAGAGGATTTGCTGCATTGCAGAGAATTAAATGGCCCTTTATGTAAGAAGGAAACTGACCTTTTATACCCAGAAGTCACAGTTTTCCCTCATTAAGGTAAAAACAAGTAACTCATCAAGATGTCAAACTAGTAACCATCTATCCCCAAGTTCAAACTTAATCAACAGATCCAGAACATTATCTCATCTAACATTTACTAATTACTTCTTACACTGTAAATTATGTGCTAATACTAGGGACACAATAATGAATATATGATTAACACACACAGCTGGTTATGGTGGAACCCCTTCACTGACTATCCCTGTACCAAAGCTGTTAACCAAAACCAAAGCTGTTACCACCTAACTCTAAGTTTCAGTGATACAAGTGGAACTGTTATTTAACTCACTGACCACCAGGACACTCTACACACAAGTCCAAGAACCCACAGAAGGAGACAGCAAAAGATGTCGTAGTTCCAAAAATGAGTTACAGACTCACGTGTGGTAAAATATTATAGCTGGTCAAACATCCAAACTAGCAAGGCTTTTTATGCTCTACCATGTGACAGAAGTCATGCTACATGTTTGTTGGGGCTACTGTTGGAGGAAATAGACTGTACTATTATAGTCTCTACCTTATTGAGTTTAAAATCTAGTTGCGGGGacgcttgtgtggctcagtggttgagcaactgccttcggctcagggtatgatcctggggtcctgggattgagtcccgcatcaggttccccacacggagcctgattccccctctgcctatgtctctgcctctgtgtgtatgtgtctctctcatgaataaataaataaaatcctgaaaaaaatctagttagggaaagaaagtaaatatacatatattaatcaATACGATAATAACATGAGATTGTTGGGGATATTGATAGTTAAATGTACACATTTAGTTTACATTGGAGAGATTTTATCCTCAAAAAAGTTGGCTCTGATCAAGATATGTTGTCAGGAGTACAACAAAAAGCTAAAAGAGTGCCATGATCACTAATGGTCAGGCACCAGGATGCAATGAGAGGGCATAGGTCATTGCATAACATTACATGACTTATGTTATGGAATGGCAAAACATTTAGTAAAATTATTACCTGCAGTTACCTGGAGGTACAATAAGAGCTCTAGAAGAAGATATTGGAAATCAGAATGTCAGTTATGTATGTTAGATACTATTGTCCGCATTTGACAAGGTAATACAGGAAAGAGTTGGCAAGAGTACAAATAAAAGGCAAGAGAATGAAGAGAGTCCAGAAttcaagccttaaaaaaaaaaagcccaactaTATCTATCCcctaaaaacaaaagatgagatTGCAACAGGCTTTAAGAGAGTAATGCCCAGTAACACCTTTCAACCAAATAAACTTCCTACAggcaaaaatcaaaatgaagcaTCTAGTAACTCCTTTCAATTGGGTAATGTCAGTTCTTTTTGTGGAGTATTTAAGGGTATAGTTCTAGTAATCTACTGCTaaatcaaagagggagagagatttccaggaatgaaaaagcaaagaaatggcGATGTCCTGGAAATTCTACCACAAAAAGAACTACTTACATAAAGTTTACTAAGTTTTCGAGAGAGTTCTGAAAGTTAGTCACAAACCAACTCTCAGTCCTGTAAGCATCTAGGAGCAGGAAGTATGACCCCAAGGAAGGCTTATTCACCATACTATTTCAGCTGTGGCCAGATATTATTGGGGGAGATATACTTTCGAGAGATAGAGCCGGGGACCATATGAATACTTGGGAGGTGAGCccctctcaaaaaacaaaatcagggtCTAATCAGAGAACATCCCACATGCGCTGGCTATGGGATCCCCACAAGCAGGTCTTCAAAGTTACTACAAAacgatttttttaagattttatttttatttatttattcataagagacacagagagagaggcagaaacataggcagagggagaagcagactccctccagggagctcaatgcaggactcgattccaggacgccaggatcatgacctgagccaaaggcagatgttcatccactgagccacccaggcacccccagaccAAAACTATTACGTACctcccattctttctctttccaaatcGAAGTATTTTATCCCAGTCTCAACTGACTGATaggaatattaaataattttacagattttctgcttattttcattttttatcagtGCTCTGACTCCTTATCAAAATAGTTAAACAATATTATCATACactaaatctaaaaaatatttgtaaggaatcaaatacaaaaaaataaactgagaccATCATTCACTATCTTATTCACTAAACACAGGCTATtagtatatatttactttaaCCCCAGTCTTATCTCCAAATGATGTTAAAACACTTCTTTCTAATTTCCCTGAAGCACTTATTTATATGAGAATCAGATCTTACTGAATATAGGTTAAAAACACTGGGTCAGAATGGCCTTCAAGTATGATTTTTAATGCCAATCCTCAAATTTCTTGTAGCTCTTCTCCTCATCATAAAAATTCTTCCTCTGCTTAGGTTATTCAAACTAATCAGATACAtggtttatttgtctttttaaccTCTAGATCATTCAGAAAGTCCATGCCCCATTCCCTTTTATAACCTTACTTCTCTGTTCCCTATTGAAGAAAACCATGTGGTAATATGACCACATCTGTTACAGACGTGAAGCTACAGACTCTACAAACTCCACATAATCCTCTCCCTTTTGAATGCAAAGGGTTATTTCTGGCTCCAGGATTTTTTGTGCCTGTTAATTGAGTTTTACCTATTTTGTTTGAAGTCAAATTCAGACTCATTATGTGCTTTCTAGAATCTCCAGAAAATCACACTTCATAGCAACCAACTCCCCTCTTTTAAGTTGAACAAATTTTTACTGTGAAAGACTTTCAAGAACAAAACAACTTTACTTTTGACTTAACCACGAGAAAGGGCTAATAATAATGATCATTTGTCAGATGAAAATACAGCACCAGGGTTTTCATACACTAATGTTTGTGGGCATACAAATTATGTGGGACTTAGGACAAcagggatgggaaaaaaaaaaaacacagaaaagtgggatgcctgagtggctcagtggttgagcctctgcctttgactcagggcatgatcctggagtcccgggatcgagtcccacattggggtccctgcatggagcctgcttctccctctgcctgtgtccctgcctctctctgtgtgtctctcatgaataaataaataaaatcttaaaaaagaaaaaaaaatacggaaaagccctcttttcctttttctctgtgcgtgtctctctctctgttttcctttttttttttttaattttatttattttattcatgagagacacagagagaaaggcagagacataggcagagggagaagcaggctccctgtggggagcctgatgtgggactagatcccaggacccctcagctgaaggcagatactcaaccattagaaactgaaatagaaataatcattaaaagttgttttctgggatccctgggtggcgcagcggtttagcgcctgcctttggcccagggcgcgatcctagagacccgggatcgaatcccacgtcgggctcccggtgcatggagcctgcttctccctctgcctatgtctctgcctctctctctctctgtgactatcataaataaataaaaattaaagaaaaagaaattgttttccaagagaatttaataactttaaaaatacccCTGTtctaacatttgttgaaaatatcaaGACACAATTCATATAATGCATGACCTTACCCTGTAtgtatagatacatacatactatatatgtatacgtGTATATACAGAAGTGTAAAGGTACATAGAAAAGTGcctaaaaatatatgcaaaaaaatgtaaaatctctgTCCCCCACCTCAAACCCATTAAGTCAGACTTTGTATTTTTCACAAGAATCACATCACATGAAAGTCTGGGACGCACTGCTTTATGACGGAACATTTAAGAAATGCAAGACTTCCCGTAAAATCATAGTGGGGTCACTAGATGCATTACGTTCACTGAAACAAAAATAGTCAAGTGCCCTGGAAAAGTGAATGGGATAGGAAAACCTGAGCCTTAAATCTCAAAGCTGTACACCCTCATGGCTAAGAACCATAACGTTCCTTGGTGAGGGTAGGATGAAGGCAATACAGGACAGTGAGATTGTACCATGTCATAATTCCGTAACAGCTGCTTTGGGGTGGCCTAACCAAGCTACCCACAGGCTAGCTGTAAGCAACTCAGGTTTCGTGCAGACTTTCACTTACTCAGCAGCCAAGCTGATTTCCTGCATCGAGGTGGATGGAATTAGTCAACATAAGACCCGGGTGCCGATGCCTGGGGAAAGCCCGAGTGAGTGTCTATCAAATGCTGTCGAATTTTCCTGGCTTCCTCTCACTAAAATTTCTCCTCAGCTTCTTTCCACCAGGGTCATACAGGAACCAGGATCAGTGACTTTTGCTCCTGGATTTCCCCGTTGTTGTCACACTGACAACCAGCAGTATTCTGGAGTAGAGAATTGGGATGGCATGTCTAGCATCAGAAAGATGACCTTGCCCTCCTTTCTTGCATCTAGTTTAAATTTCCAATTCCTTAGACACTGGTCCAAGTCTAATGCGTGGAACCAGCCCAGTTCATTAAATAAAGTCACCTTTCCAAACTTGCCACGTGAGGGGAAACTCAATTTTCAGCTTCTGCTCCACAGAATGTTGTTTCTGAGCCCTTGCTTTCTCTGGGCCAGTTCCTTTTCCCTGGACTGACCTTTCAGTTCTTTCTGCTTAGCATTTAGGTTCTCTGCAAATTCTTAGCCTCTTCCTCAAAATCCATCTCTGACTGGTAACCCActggtatcttttctttttgtgatcTCTCAACTTACTCTCATGGCATTTCACTTTGCATTTACTTAGAGACAACTTTCCTACTGTCCCTTTGAACAGCTATTTGTAGGTGCTTTggctttttaagttttcaagtgtttattgggtcttatttattttctgtatcttaaaCTCTTTCAAGGAGACAACTGTGACTTCTGCTTTATGTTCCACTCCCACATCCCTAGCAAAATATCCTATTCATAACTAGTACTCTGAGTGCTTATTCACTGGATTTAATTTGATGTTGACactagtttattatttctttccagtttcttgCTAATGAAGGGGATCAGAGTATGCCACTATAAAATGCAGGAAAAATTCTCTGGCCTCCCCCTGTCTAAAAGCAGGGCAtaaatttttccctttgtaaagctgtctccctctctcatattAGGGAGAGAGGATAACTCTTAATCATGGGAGGCAACTTTTATCAATAGTGAAGGTAGCAACTTGAGTCTGCATAACAAATCCTACTAATTATCCTCATCTTTTATTAGTTTCCCCCATATACCTATCTTCCCAAAATTTACTTCCCCTAGAAATCCAACCCTTGGTCTAGTTACTTCTCCATAGTTCGTCACTCTTCATTAAAATAGAATGAGTCCCCAGGTCTGACCACTTCTTTGGTCTTTCGTATCTCTTCTATAAGGCCTCCATATGCATAAATAACAAACCCCTTCTa
This region includes:
- the IL17F gene encoding LOW QUALITY PROTEIN: interleukin-17F isoform X1 (The sequence of the model RefSeq protein was modified relative to this genomic sequence to represent the inferred CDS: deleted 1 base in 1 codon), coding for MAILRNTAMKVFVEHLFYDTLSCRNLQSSEDLREPWSHKRLRILSSTRTWGASCQEITPGSLTNSTVSIFQAKSLLLLVLGLTLLSEVAARKHLKAGETALCPPLEDNSVRVDIRILRQNRGISISNDFQNRSSSPWDYNITRDPHRFPSEIQEAQCRHSGCINAEGQEDSSMNSVPIQQEFLVLRREPQGCSRSFRLEKVLVTVGCTCVTPIVRYVRA